Proteins encoded together in one Telopea speciosissima isolate NSW1024214 ecotype Mountain lineage chromosome 6, Tspe_v1, whole genome shotgun sequence window:
- the LOC122664790 gene encoding FCS-Like Zinc finger 3-like, translated as MEGSTRRLTFIEEDDGLASLADMEAGFSGNHHHPLLMRSSGFSVSMRRGSLKALSSPTYSSTRSPRFYENNKFEEPHFLEACYLCKKPLRDNRDIFMYRGDTPFCSEECRQDQIEMDEAKEKNWNLSAGSMKVLRKEQKKSSTSPSKTQNYSVRTGTVAAA; from the exons ATGGAAGGCAGCACAAGAAGGCTCACTTTCATTGAAGAAGACGATGGTCTTGCTTCTCTTGCAGATATGGAAGCTGGGTTCTCAGGGAATCATCATCACCCGCTCCTAATGAGATCGTCTGGCTTCAGTGTTTCAATGAGAAGGGGTAGTTTAAAGGCTCTCTCTTCTCCTACTTATTCATCAACGAGGTCTCCGAGATTCTATGAGAATAATAAATTCGAAGAGCCTCATTTCCTTGAAGCTTGTTACCTCTGCAAGAAGCCTCTCCGTGATAATAGAGACATCTTCATGTACAG AGGAGATACTCCATTCTGTAGCGAGGAGTGCAGACAAGATCAGATAGAGATGGATGAAGCTAAGGAGAAAAACTGGAATCTCTCAGCTGGTTCAATGAAAGTTCTTAGGAAGGAACAGAAGAAAAGTTCTACTTCTCCAAGCAAAACCCAAAATTACTCTGTCCGGACGGGCACCGTTGCTGCtgcttga